In the genome of Bacillus sp. S3, one region contains:
- the iolB gene encoding 5-deoxy-glucuronate isomerase has protein sequence MSKLLRKPNVIETSPGVKLVHEVTSENSSLEYVAMKVIDLTPGASYREELEKVECCIVALTGKINVSDKQEVFRNIGTRESVFEKKPTDSVYVSNGRAFAIEAVTEARIILCYSPSEKQLPTRLIKAEDNSIEHRGKYNNKRLVHNILPDSDPSANSLLVVEVFTESGNWSSYPPHKHDQDNLPHESFLEETYYHEMNPRQGFVFQRVYTDDRSIDETMAVENGDVVLVPAGYHPVAVPDGYESYYLNIMAGPKRIWKFHNEPAHEWILERK, from the coding sequence GTGAGTAAATTACTCCGAAAACCAAATGTAATAGAAACATCACCGGGTGTTAAGCTCGTACATGAAGTAACAAGTGAAAATTCTTCATTAGAATATGTTGCTATGAAAGTGATAGATTTAACTCCGGGAGCTAGCTACCGAGAAGAATTAGAAAAAGTAGAATGCTGCATTGTTGCCTTAACAGGGAAAATAAATGTTTCAGACAAACAAGAAGTATTTAGAAACATCGGTACCCGAGAAAGCGTTTTTGAAAAGAAACCTACTGATAGTGTCTATGTATCAAACGGCCGCGCTTTTGCCATAGAAGCAGTAACAGAGGCACGGATTATACTTTGTTATTCCCCATCTGAAAAACAATTACCAACAAGGCTGATTAAAGCTGAAGATAACAGCATTGAACATAGAGGGAAATATAATAATAAACGACTGGTACACAATATTTTGCCTGACTCTGACCCTTCTGCAAATAGTTTACTAGTGGTAGAGGTCTTTACAGAAAGCGGCAACTGGTCTAGTTATCCGCCGCATAAACATGATCAAGACAACCTGCCGCATGAGTCATTTTTAGAAGAAACGTACTACCATGAAATGAACCCAAGACAGGGCTTTGTTTTCCAACGCGTGTATACAGATGACCGTTCCATCGATGAAACGATGGCTGTTGAAAACGGAGATGTTGTCCTCGTTCCGGCAGGCTATCACCCTGTAGCGGTTCCAGATGGGTATGAATCCTATTATTTAAACATCATGGCAGGACCGAAACGCATTTGGAAGTTCCACAACGAACCTGCACACGAATGGATCCTAGAACGAAAATAA
- a CDS encoding CoA-acylating methylmalonate-semialdehyde dehydrogenase, with translation MVQVRKLKNYINGEWVESKTTQYEDVYNPATKEVIAQVPISTKEDLDYAVIVAAKAFEEWRNVPVQKRARILFNFQQLLQKNTDELARIITIENGKNLTEALGEVGRGIENVEFAAGAPTLMMGDSLTTIAKDVEVTNYRYPIGVVGGITPFNFPMMVPCWMFPMAIAVGNTFVLKPSERTPLLAQRLAELLEEAGLPKGVFNIVHGAHDVVNGLLDHPQVKAISFVGSQPVGEYVYKRGSENLKRVQALTGAKNHSIVLNDADLDHATTNVIASAFGSAGERCMACSVVTVEEGVADAFLENLIEKAKEVQIGNGLDEGVFLGPVIREQNHQRTLGYIQKGIEEGAKLVCDGRDRQPEEGYFVGPTIFDGVTTDMQIWKDEIFAPVLSIVRVKNLKEAVETANKSEFANGACIYTSNASSIRYFRENIDAGMLGINLGVPAPMAFFPFSGWKSSFYGTLPANGKDGVEFYTRKKVVTANYKAPSFE, from the coding sequence ATGGTACAAGTTAGAAAACTAAAAAACTATATAAATGGTGAGTGGGTAGAAAGCAAAACTACTCAATACGAAGATGTATATAACCCGGCGACAAAAGAGGTTATTGCTCAAGTTCCGATCTCGACAAAAGAAGATCTTGATTATGCGGTAATCGTCGCAGCAAAGGCATTTGAAGAGTGGAGAAACGTCCCTGTTCAAAAACGGGCTAGAATTCTATTTAACTTCCAACAGTTATTACAAAAAAATACAGATGAGTTAGCAAGGATAATTACGATTGAAAATGGTAAAAACCTTACTGAAGCATTAGGTGAAGTCGGACGAGGAATTGAGAATGTTGAGTTTGCGGCAGGTGCTCCTACACTCATGATGGGTGATTCATTGACAACTATCGCAAAGGACGTAGAAGTAACAAACTACCGTTATCCAATTGGGGTTGTCGGCGGTATCACACCATTTAACTTCCCGATGATGGTCCCTTGCTGGATGTTCCCAATGGCGATTGCCGTAGGTAATACATTTGTCCTGAAACCATCTGAAAGAACACCGTTGTTAGCGCAAAGATTAGCAGAACTATTAGAGGAAGCCGGTCTTCCTAAAGGTGTATTCAATATTGTCCACGGTGCACACGATGTGGTAAACGGACTTCTTGATCATCCACAAGTGAAAGCTATTTCATTTGTTGGTTCACAGCCGGTCGGTGAATATGTATACAAACGAGGAAGCGAGAACCTAAAACGTGTTCAAGCCTTAACAGGTGCAAAAAACCACTCCATCGTATTAAATGATGCTGATCTGGATCATGCGACAACAAACGTAATTGCTTCTGCATTCGGATCTGCTGGCGAACGCTGCATGGCTTGCTCTGTTGTAACAGTGGAAGAAGGCGTTGCAGATGCATTCCTTGAAAACCTAATTGAAAAAGCAAAAGAAGTACAAATCGGTAACGGCCTTGATGAAGGGGTGTTCTTAGGTCCGGTTATTCGGGAACAAAATCACCAACGAACATTGGGCTATATCCAAAAGGGTATCGAAGAAGGCGCCAAATTGGTTTGCGACGGCCGCGATAGACAACCCGAAGAGGGATACTTTGTTGGACCAACCATTTTTGACGGTGTGACAACTGATATGCAGATTTGGAAAGATGAAATCTTTGCTCCCGTATTATCAATCGTACGTGTGAAAAACTTAAAAGAAGCTGTTGAAACAGCTAATAAATCAGAATTTGCTAATGGGGCCTGTATTTATACGTCAAATGCTTCATCTATCCGTTACTTCCGTGAAAATATCGATGCAGGTATGTTAGGAATTAACTTAGGTGTTCCAGCGCCAATGGCCTTCTTCCCATTCTCCGGCTGGAAATCTTCATTCTATGGCACATTGCCTGCAAACGGAAAAGATGGCGTTGAGTTCTATACTCGCAAGAAAGTCGTAACAGCAAACTATAAAGCACCATCATTTGAATAA
- a CDS encoding MurR/RpiR family transcriptional regulator translates to MSSVLNEIQSIYSSLSDKERNIANYILANPEEVSHSHIQELAHATGVSLSTITRFAKKVSCRNFVEMKVKLAGGTEAKETEGIEQTLFASYHEMLADVQSLIDPEPFSRALKDMKEAKRIFIYGLGSSGLAAQELNYRLSRMGFISEAVTDPHLMIIRSTLLKPGDLILAFSRSGQTADLLQSVRLGTSKGAKLIAFTAFGQTPLTKISDEVLWTVHPLRNNFLLTGLDMSTLYLIDRISLHFLSDKEREAMYLQTVEAIRNRG, encoded by the coding sequence ATGTCTTCGGTGTTGAATGAGATCCAAAGTATTTACTCTTCCTTATCTGATAAAGAAAGAAATATTGCAAACTATATTCTAGCCAACCCGGAAGAGGTTTCCCACAGTCATATCCAAGAGCTTGCGCATGCGACAGGCGTCTCCCTCAGTACGATCACCCGTTTTGCCAAAAAGGTTTCCTGCCGAAATTTCGTAGAGATGAAGGTGAAGCTTGCGGGGGGTACTGAAGCAAAGGAAACGGAAGGGATTGAACAAACCTTGTTCGCTTCCTACCATGAGATGCTGGCAGATGTTCAGTCGTTAATCGATCCGGAGCCATTTTCTAGGGCGCTAAAGGATATGAAAGAAGCCAAACGAATTTTCATTTACGGCTTAGGTAGCTCGGGTTTGGCCGCGCAGGAATTGAATTATCGCCTCAGCCGGATGGGATTTATTTCAGAGGCAGTTACGGATCCGCATCTGATGATTATCAGAAGTACGCTGCTAAAGCCGGGAGATTTGATTTTAGCCTTTTCACGGTCCGGTCAAACGGCCGATTTACTTCAATCAGTCAGACTGGGAACGAGCAAAGGGGCAAAACTGATTGCCTTTACCGCTTTTGGGCAAACCCCGCTGACTAAAATTTCCGATGAGGTCTTGTGGACAGTGCACCCGCTGAGAAACAACTTTCTATTAACGGGGCTTGACATGAGTACCCTCTACCTGATTGACAGAATCAGTTTACATTTTCTTTCAGATAAAGAACGAGAAGCGATGTATCTCCAAACAGTTGAAGCCATTAGAAATAGAGGGTGA
- a CDS encoding N-acetylmannosamine-6-phosphate 2-epimerase → MLERIKHGLVVSCQALDQEPLHSSYIMSKMALAAKEGGAVGIRANSKEDIIAIKQEVTLPVIGIVKRDYEDSEVFITATKKEIEELIESGCEMIAMDATLRSRPNGLSLEELVSFAREKNPAVQLMADTSSVEEAIHAEKLGFDCVGTTLYGYTNESNGSKLYENDFAFLKNVVKAVSIPVIAEGNIMTPEMMKRAFEIGVYSVVVGGAITRPQQITARFAAQIPK, encoded by the coding sequence ATGCTCGAAAGAATTAAACATGGTCTTGTTGTTTCCTGTCAGGCATTGGATCAGGAGCCGCTTCACAGCTCTTATATCATGTCCAAAATGGCCCTTGCAGCGAAAGAAGGCGGTGCTGTCGGAATCCGTGCGAACTCTAAAGAGGATATTATCGCGATTAAACAAGAGGTTACGCTGCCGGTGATTGGCATCGTGAAGCGGGATTACGAGGATAGTGAAGTCTTCATTACCGCTACGAAAAAGGAAATAGAGGAGTTAATCGAAAGCGGCTGCGAAATGATCGCTATGGATGCAACGTTAAGAAGCAGACCGAATGGTTTATCACTTGAAGAACTTGTTTCCTTTGCCCGTGAAAAAAATCCAGCTGTCCAGCTAATGGCCGATACGTCATCCGTTGAGGAAGCCATCCATGCGGAAAAGTTAGGATTTGATTGTGTCGGTACGACCCTTTACGGTTATACAAATGAATCAAATGGTAGTAAACTATATGAGAATGACTTTGCGTTTTTAAAAAATGTCGTTAAAGCAGTAAGCATTCCTGTCATCGCGGAAGGAAATATTATGACCCCTGAAATGATGAAACGGGCGTTTGAAATTGGGGTATATTCTGTAGTTGTTGGCGGTGCGATTACGCGTCCGCAGCAAATTACAGCCCGATTTGCCGCGCAAATTCCAAAGTAA
- the ptsG gene encoding glucose-specific PTS transporter subunit IIBC, whose product MNSFFEKAQQFGKSFMLPIAVLPAAGLLLGIGGALSNPNTVKAYPFLDISWLQNIFAIMSSAGAVVFANLALLFAVGISVGLAKSDKGTAGLAGVLAFLVMNATISSLLTITGKMNVDNPAAVGQGMTLGIQTLETGVFGGVVVGILTSWLHNRYNKKQLPQFLGFFSGSRFVPIIASFAAIFLGVVVFFVWPFIQKGIFQMGGLVEATGYIGTFIYGFVLRMLGPFGLHHIFYMPFWTTSLGGALTIDGKLIEGTQRIFFAQLADPETNKFYIGTARFMSGRFITMMFGLVGACLAMYHTAKPENKKKVAGLLASAALTSFLTGITEPIEFSFLFVAPALYVLHAFLDGLAFMLAHIFQITIGQTFSGGFIDFVLFGILQGQAKTNWLMVPVIGIPWFFVYYFSFKFMIKKFKFKTPGREEEGEAVVNVTNKSERAQAIVDGLGGKENLQDVDCCATRLRVTVTDVERVNDDILKKTGARGVVKKGNGVQVIYGPEVTIIKNEVEELVGE is encoded by the coding sequence ATGAATAGTTTCTTCGAGAAGGCGCAACAGTTTGGTAAGTCGTTCATGCTTCCAATTGCAGTCCTCCCAGCAGCGGGATTGCTGCTCGGAATTGGTGGTGCATTGTCCAATCCGAATACAGTGAAGGCGTATCCGTTTCTAGATATTTCTTGGCTTCAAAATATTTTCGCAATCATGTCGAGTGCGGGCGCTGTCGTATTTGCTAACTTGGCACTATTGTTTGCCGTTGGTATTTCCGTCGGCCTTGCGAAATCAGATAAAGGTACAGCAGGACTTGCTGGCGTCCTAGCATTCCTAGTTATGAACGCAACGATTTCATCTTTATTAACAATTACCGGCAAAATGAACGTCGACAACCCGGCGGCTGTCGGTCAAGGGATGACGCTTGGGATTCAAACACTTGAAACAGGTGTTTTCGGTGGTGTAGTTGTCGGGATTTTGACTTCATGGCTCCATAATCGCTATAACAAAAAACAATTGCCACAGTTTCTCGGGTTTTTCAGCGGTTCACGGTTTGTGCCGATTATTGCTTCATTTGCGGCGATTTTCCTTGGTGTAGTAGTATTCTTTGTGTGGCCATTTATTCAAAAGGGAATCTTTCAAATGGGCGGCTTGGTTGAAGCAACCGGCTACATTGGAACATTTATTTATGGATTTGTTCTCAGAATGCTTGGACCCTTCGGTCTGCACCATATCTTCTATATGCCATTTTGGACAACCAGTCTTGGAGGAGCGCTAACTATCGATGGCAAACTTATTGAAGGAACACAGCGGATTTTCTTCGCCCAGCTGGCTGATCCTGAGACAAATAAGTTCTATATCGGTACAGCACGGTTTATGTCCGGCCGTTTTATTACGATGATGTTTGGTTTAGTCGGTGCCTGCTTGGCCATGTACCATACAGCTAAACCAGAAAATAAAAAGAAAGTTGCCGGCCTGCTTGCTTCAGCCGCGCTTACTTCATTCTTAACAGGTATCACAGAACCAATTGAATTTTCATTCTTATTTGTTGCTCCAGCTCTTTATGTCTTGCATGCGTTCTTAGATGGTTTGGCATTTATGCTTGCCCATATTTTCCAAATCACGATTGGTCAAACGTTCTCTGGCGGATTTATTGATTTCGTTCTATTCGGTATCTTACAAGGTCAGGCAAAAACGAATTGGCTAATGGTACCTGTGATTGGAATTCCATGGTTCTTTGTCTACTATTTCTCATTTAAGTTCATGATTAAGAAATTCAAATTCAAGACACCAGGCCGCGAAGAAGAAGGCGAGGCAGTTGTGAATGTAACGAATAAAAGTGAACGGGCTCAAGCGATTGTTGATGGTCTTGGCGGAAAAGAAAATCTGCAAGATGTCGACTGTTGTGCTACTCGTTTACGTGTGACAGTTACAGATGTGGAACGAGTCAATGATGATATTTTGAAAAAAACTGGCGCAAGAGGTGTCGTGAAAAAAGGCAATGGCGTCCAAGTTATTTATGGACCAGAAGTGACAATTATTAAAAATGAAGTTGAAGAATTGGTGGGTGAGTAA
- a CDS encoding efflux RND transporter permease subunit, giving the protein MKGLVNFVLKNKLAVWLLTIIITVSGIYSGTRMNMETIPNISIPYLMVMDVYPGATPEKVMEDVSMPIEKAVEGLDHVKAVYSNSYSNMSSIQVEYEYGIDMDEAKRELKSALDSLKLPEGAQKPTTTAISMNMMPVVALSVSSSKEDIVELTSTVEESLLPKIEKIEGVASATITGQHIEEVDLTYNKAKMAEFGLTEEKVKQMIQASNMAVSLGLYEFKEGEQAVAIDGKFMTADELKNMLIPVTPSAANPSPFVKLSDIATIDTVGKVQSISRTNGKDAIAIQIVKGQQANTVDVVNKVKKLIKEEKKKVDGLVIDVTLDQGKPIEESVATMIEKAVFGGLIAVLIILLFLRDFKSTIISIISIPVSIFMALLLLHWMDITLNIMTLGAITVAIGRVIDDSIVVVENIYRRLHLKEEKLTGRALIREATIEMFKPIMSSTLVTVAVFAPLIFVGGMVGELFAPFALTMAFALGASLLVAITIVPALSHFLFRKKLYSEKTTKRHKEAGELAQWYKWFLEKTLNHKVIASILAVVLLAGSLALTPLIGFSFMGSEEDKVMYLTYTPKAGELKDETVENVRAVEEKMLKRDDIDIVQVSVTEEGDQMAAMMGGGGGGALMYLIFDPDMKNFPEVKEKVEKYVTGLDQSGKWKSQNFSSMSGAQNEVSYSLYSEDINKLNQSVKKVEAVLKKHDDLKDVTSSAEDAFVEYTFRVDQANLLQYGLTTGQLVMMLSPQQTKDVLTTVEKDGDSLDVIVQQEQAAQPESIDELLAKQVPTALGTTMPLSELVTVKKGTTLNTLARSKGEYFATVSGKIKAEDISKVTAKVGKEVDKLDLPKGVTVSVAGVQADMTETFTQLGIAMAAAVAIVYFILVVTFREGVAPFAILFSLPFAVIGSFVGLLIAGETISVSVMMGLLMLIGIVVTNAIVLVDRIIHMERDGLKMRDAVLEAGATRLRPILMTAIATIGALIPLALGAGGGGGLISKGLAITVIGGLTSSTLLTLIIVPIVYEILSKIFKKNRREIEEN; this is encoded by the coding sequence GTGAAAGGGTTAGTCAATTTTGTGTTGAAAAATAAGTTAGCAGTATGGCTGCTTACGATTATCATAACCGTATCGGGTATTTATTCCGGTACACGGATGAATATGGAGACGATTCCGAATATCTCGATACCATACTTAATGGTCATGGACGTCTATCCCGGAGCCACACCTGAAAAGGTGATGGAAGATGTCTCGATGCCGATTGAAAAAGCGGTAGAAGGCCTCGATCACGTCAAAGCCGTTTATTCCAATTCCTATTCGAACATGTCCAGTATTCAAGTGGAATACGAATACGGCATCGATATGGATGAGGCGAAGCGTGAATTAAAATCGGCATTAGATTCCTTGAAATTGCCGGAAGGGGCGCAAAAGCCGACAACGACAGCGATTAGCATGAATATGATGCCGGTTGTCGCCTTAAGTGTCAGCAGTTCTAAAGAGGATATTGTTGAATTAACATCAACGGTTGAGGAAAGCTTACTTCCAAAAATCGAGAAAATCGAAGGTGTGGCGTCGGCGACTATTACCGGCCAGCATATTGAAGAAGTGGACCTGACGTATAACAAAGCGAAAATGGCGGAGTTTGGCTTAACAGAAGAGAAAGTCAAGCAAATGATTCAAGCCAGCAACATGGCTGTTTCGTTAGGACTTTACGAGTTTAAAGAAGGGGAGCAGGCTGTCGCGATTGACGGCAAGTTCATGACCGCGGATGAATTAAAGAATATGCTGATTCCTGTCACCCCATCAGCTGCCAATCCCTCACCATTTGTAAAGCTTAGCGACATTGCAACAATTGATACAGTTGGTAAAGTACAATCGATCTCCCGAACAAACGGAAAAGACGCGATTGCCATCCAAATTGTCAAAGGCCAGCAGGCAAACACGGTTGATGTAGTAAATAAAGTGAAAAAGTTAATTAAAGAGGAAAAGAAAAAGGTCGATGGTCTTGTTATTGATGTGACACTTGACCAAGGGAAACCGATTGAAGAATCGGTGGCGACGATGATTGAAAAAGCAGTGTTTGGCGGACTCATTGCCGTGTTAATCATTCTTCTTTTTCTACGGGATTTTAAATCGACGATTATTTCAATCATCTCGATTCCCGTTTCCATCTTCATGGCATTATTGCTCTTACACTGGATGGATATCACACTGAATATTATGACGCTTGGGGCGATTACCGTTGCCATCGGGCGGGTCATCGATGACTCAATTGTCGTCGTGGAGAATATATACCGAAGACTGCATTTGAAGGAAGAAAAATTAACGGGCCGCGCCCTTATTCGTGAAGCGACAATCGAAATGTTCAAACCGATTATGTCCTCGACATTGGTCACGGTTGCGGTATTTGCGCCGCTGATTTTTGTTGGCGGAATGGTCGGCGAGCTGTTCGCACCGTTCGCTTTAACAATGGCATTTGCCCTTGGTGCATCGTTACTTGTAGCGATTACCATTGTTCCGGCACTGTCACACTTCCTATTTCGGAAAAAATTATATAGTGAAAAAACCACCAAACGTCATAAAGAAGCTGGCGAACTTGCCCAATGGTATAAATGGTTCCTTGAAAAGACCCTTAACCATAAAGTGATTGCCTCCATCTTAGCGGTTGTTTTATTAGCCGGAAGTTTGGCCTTAACACCATTAATCGGCTTTAGCTTCATGGGCAGTGAAGAAGATAAAGTCATGTATTTAACCTATACGCCAAAAGCAGGCGAGCTTAAAGACGAAACAGTAGAAAACGTTCGAGCAGTCGAAGAGAAGATGCTGAAACGAGATGATATTGATATCGTTCAAGTGTCCGTAACTGAAGAAGGCGACCAAATGGCTGCGATGATGGGCGGAGGCGGAGGCGGCGCCTTAATGTACCTCATCTTCGACCCGGACATGAAGAACTTCCCGGAAGTAAAAGAAAAAGTTGAAAAATATGTCACCGGCCTTGATCAATCAGGCAAATGGAAAAGCCAGAACTTCTCTTCAATGTCAGGGGCGCAAAATGAAGTCAGCTACTCCCTCTACAGTGAAGACATTAACAAGCTGAATCAATCGGTTAAAAAGGTTGAAGCTGTACTGAAGAAACATGATGACTTAAAGGATGTCACTTCAAGTGCAGAGGATGCTTTCGTCGAGTATACCTTCAGGGTGGATCAAGCGAACTTGCTGCAATACGGGTTAACAACCGGCCAGCTTGTGATGATGTTAAGCCCGCAACAAACAAAAGATGTGTTAACAACGGTTGAAAAAGACGGTGACTCCTTAGATGTGATCGTGCAGCAGGAACAGGCCGCCCAGCCGGAGTCTATCGATGAATTGTTAGCGAAACAGGTGCCGACAGCACTCGGGACAACTATGCCGCTTTCTGAACTTGTCACCGTTAAGAAAGGGACAACATTAAATACACTGGCACGCAGTAAAGGCGAGTACTTCGCCACCGTTTCCGGAAAAATTAAAGCAGAAGATATTTCTAAAGTAACAGCTAAAGTAGGTAAAGAAGTAGATAAATTGGATTTACCGAAAGGGGTAACTGTCAGTGTTGCCGGGGTGCAGGCAGATATGACAGAAACCTTTACGCAGCTTGGCATTGCGATGGCCGCAGCAGTTGCGATCGTGTACTTCATTCTAGTGGTTACCTTCCGTGAAGGTGTCGCACCGTTTGCGATTCTGTTCTCGCTACCGTTTGCGGTTATCGGATCATTTGTCGGCCTGTTAATCGCCGGCGAAACGATATCGGTTTCGGTTATGATGGGACTGTTGATGTTGATAGGAATTGTCGTTACGAATGCCATCGTTCTCGTAGACCGGATTATTCATATGGAACGTGACGGGCTGAAAATGCGCGATGCCGTATTAGAGGCAGGTGCCACACGTTTGCGGCCAATCCTGATGACGGCCATCGCCACAATTGGTGCATTAATTCCGTTGGCACTTGGCGCAGGCGGCGGAGGCGGTTTAATCTCCAAAGGTCTTGCGATTACTGTTATCGGCGGTCTGACAAGCTCAACGTTATTAACATTGATCATCGTACCGATTGTTTATGAAATCTTATCAAAAATATTTAAGAAAAATCGTCGAGAAATCGAAGAGAATTAA
- a CDS encoding TetR/AcrR family transcriptional regulator codes for MVKKQLIMEKALELFAKQGFEATSVQQITDHCGISKGAFYLSFKSKDELIIALIDHFMMQITSDIDYIVKNTKDEQLLYEFYYAIYHGFQKHSDFAKVLMKEQSQTFNKELIVKMQFYDKLIEDIILTMIERLYGDEVNEKKYDLIYSIKGFMNMYSQLFVFYNVPLDLKLLSESLVEKTSVLARYATIPFVTQGLSQLLKQPMKEEVTREQLLDIIKQKIAEMEESIEKESLILLREELLEPKQPPAVVKGLLGNIRNHPHCKWISYLLRQYFEL; via the coding sequence ATGGTGAAAAAACAATTAATTATGGAGAAGGCGCTGGAGCTTTTTGCAAAGCAGGGATTCGAAGCCACATCTGTCCAGCAAATAACCGATCATTGTGGCATTTCTAAAGGGGCATTTTACTTATCCTTCAAATCAAAGGACGAATTAATTATTGCATTAATTGACCACTTTATGATGCAAATCACCTCTGACATTGACTACATAGTCAAAAACACGAAGGACGAGCAGCTTTTATATGAATTTTATTATGCCATCTACCATGGTTTTCAGAAGCATTCCGATTTCGCTAAAGTTCTCATGAAAGAGCAGTCGCAAACCTTCAATAAAGAGCTTATTGTCAAAATGCAATTCTACGATAAATTAATCGAGGACATCATCTTAACGATGATTGAGCGCTTATACGGCGACGAAGTGAATGAGAAAAAATATGATTTAATCTATAGCATTAAAGGCTTTATGAATATGTATTCACAGTTATTTGTCTTTTATAACGTTCCGTTAGATTTGAAGTTGCTGTCGGAGTCACTCGTGGAAAAAACATCGGTCCTCGCTCGGTATGCGACTATACCGTTCGTTACCCAAGGCCTTTCTCAATTGTTAAAGCAGCCGATGAAAGAGGAGGTAACAAGGGAACAGCTTCTCGACATCATCAAACAAAAAATAGCGGAAATGGAAGAATCGATTGAAAAGGAATCATTAATCCTGCTGCGCGAAGAACTGCTAGAACCGAAACAGCCGCCAGCTGTTGTAAAAGGATTGCTCGGAAATATTCGCAATCACCCGCATTGTAAATGGATTTCCTATTTATTGCGGCAGTATTTTGAGTTATAA
- a CDS encoding NAD(P)H-dependent oxidoreductase, with protein MKVLVIYTHPNHQSLCYAFLQKVIKGSQENSNIEEIQVLDLYEEGFNPILVFNEHKRRRDMYRDPNLVTYRQQISWADKIVFVYPIWWGRHPSMLLGYIDQLFAANFAYKDKKGLLPEGRLKGKSVVCVSTMKGPTNYPLFWLNNVHKILMKKALFQFVGIKQVRFFEFGHMESSKGKQTKKLEKVYHYFKKVAL; from the coding sequence ATGAAAGTTCTCGTTATTTACACACATCCTAATCATCAAAGTTTATGTTACGCATTTTTACAAAAGGTCATAAAAGGGAGTCAAGAAAATTCAAATATCGAGGAAATACAGGTGTTAGATTTGTATGAAGAGGGTTTCAACCCGATTCTCGTTTTTAATGAGCATAAACGAAGACGTGATATGTATCGTGATCCTAATCTTGTAACATATCGACAGCAAATTTCTTGGGCAGACAAGATTGTCTTTGTTTATCCGATTTGGTGGGGCAGACATCCATCGATGCTGCTTGGATACATTGATCAATTATTTGCTGCAAATTTTGCCTACAAGGACAAAAAGGGGCTTCTGCCCGAAGGCCGCTTGAAAGGAAAATCAGTCGTATGTGTATCCACTATGAAGGGACCAACCAACTATCCACTTTTCTGGTTGAATAATGTGCATAAAATATTGATGAAGAAAGCCTTATTTCAATTTGTAGGAATCAAACAAGTGAGGTTTTTTGAATTTGGACATATGGAAAGTTCAAAAGGAAAACAAACAAAAAAACTAGAGAAGGTTTATCATTACTTTAAAAAAGTAGCCCTTTAA
- a CDS encoding pirin family protein — MLRKIESKDMGGSNLGWLKSKFHFSFAEYYNPKNIHFGVLRVINDDLIEAHTGFGRHPHQNMEIISYVVNGHLTHEDSMGNSNTITRGQVQYMSAGTGVYHSEMNNGEETARLLQIWIVPDRNGHTPNYGDYRFHPEDRHNQWLHMVSSVDGNAPIKINQDANIYSLELDKDKEISFPVKAGRQAYLVQIEGNSTINDISLDARDAMEIVEEEIRLHANEASYVLIVEMEKQY, encoded by the coding sequence ATGTTGCGGAAAATAGAAAGCAAGGACATGGGTGGCAGCAATCTTGGCTGGCTGAAGAGTAAGTTCCATTTCTCTTTTGCCGAGTACTATAATCCTAAAAATATTCACTTTGGTGTGTTACGTGTTATCAATGACGATCTTATTGAGGCCCATACAGGATTCGGCAGGCATCCACATCAAAATATGGAAATCATCTCGTATGTTGTCAACGGGCACCTTACACATGAAGATAGTATGGGAAATTCCAATACCATTACCCGGGGACAGGTTCAGTATATGAGCGCCGGAACTGGTGTTTATCATAGTGAAATGAACAATGGAGAGGAGACAGCACGGTTATTACAAATCTGGATTGTGCCTGATCGAAACGGTCATACACCTAATTACGGAGATTATCGTTTTCATCCGGAGGACCGCCATAATCAATGGCTCCATATGGTGTCAAGTGTAGATGGTAATGCTCCGATCAAAATCAATCAGGACGCCAATATCTATTCATTAGAATTGGACAAAGACAAGGAAATCAGCTTCCCTGTGAAAGCAGGAAGACAAGCTTATCTTGTTCAAATTGAAGGAAATTCAACGATTAATGACATCAGCTTAGACGCAAGAGATGCCATGGAAATTGTTGAGGAAGAGATCAGATTGCACGCCAATGAAGCATCATATGTGTTAATCGTTGAGATGGAAAAACAATATTAA